In one window of Bombus vancouverensis nearcticus chromosome 10, iyBomVanc1_principal, whole genome shotgun sequence DNA:
- the spir gene encoding spire type actin nucleation factor isoform X1, producing MTTHKGISTSCEDGLDVSDNEKKANENKEEETPIKRSTCKLDANGRLNLKDILLSFNGPISQEQAWALCYQTAKSLSRLSENNFYELSELSQIVLHKDGDVWLGDLIESEKPRVSEKKAMFSLGMMIFKTLDFGLDEQEERPLSPDLEALITLMTSADQEIEGETEERPQETDDEGIERDSSDADVDEFSSQKSNDMYEERSSVYSLKNVMQLCTRHMQTSMESAEIHYKAVIRALVAEALELSHFLDTVAADKVHASQRESVTDVNKQTSMSVQNLDTLDFIDWTDIRIWRAIQARFWVQVIQELRKGVKLKKVEANLGSKNTTRGRGKGAEFELTPYEILMDDIRKRRYRLRKTPSPTPHLRKDAHAVILEFIRSRPPLKKASERQLPPLQKEWTLRELLMESIKKPPNLRSSRNRYVPKTERISLQSDQIQSTADIKDSESPTVPKPPRRDLDNTNSTTNKRKVIPVDFDLKLDAEDEDDDEDYNDELAVTRFEEEDEGSNYWQLKEDYTFVDRGNARSRHKDQRDDDEASSANPWRKTGGLRLTRNEYHRFCDAQLESYDLATQCPSRRASARKHAARRSIALTALTGTTSLPHSRPQSRTQCTGATESSLSQGPSPNISVNPSPSLSPQPRARQPRRSQTIVEGTKDREDQNEDWQDDKGQKPTLGDMFLDERLSLTLEEIVHIRSVLTKAELESLPVEGRVKEDVEKRRVCFLCLKTRFGLLGPWGQRCRLCERTVCVKCYSKMRIPTEHFAHVPVVLLSPGLLLSPSSSEPDTSKSSWLRGTGAAGSAPASPASRRKDSSLKSVTPSSTPTTTPVLILTPTSTPPSHARRETENQDKRSYKSTGSPANVPSLKAFSSFTSQSSEQRLAAERLRGVSMVVCHDCRIMVIQIIKSSRTTRATIRNNVISRLTLNLSPAYV from the exons ATGACGACGCACAAAGGGATTTCCACGTCGTGTGAGGACGGTCTCGATGTCTCCGATAATGAGAAAAAAGCGAACGAGAATAAAGAAGAGGAGACACCGATAAAAAGGTCGACGTGCAAACTCGACGCGAACGGTCGACTAAACCTTAAAGATATTCTACTGTCTTTCAATGGACCGATCAGCCAAGAGCAAGCATGGGCCTTGTGTTATCAAACCGCCAAGAGTTTGTCACGTTTGTCAGAAAACAATTTCTACGAACTTTCGGAGTTATCACAGATCGTCCTTCACAAGGATGGCGATGTTTGGCTTGGCGATCTAATCG AATCGGAAAAACCACGCGTATCCGAGAAAAAG GCAATGTTCTCACTAGGCATGATGATATTCAAAACGCTTGATTTCGGCCTAGATGAACAAGAAGAAAGGCCTTTATCACCGGATTTAGAAGCCCTTATAACATTAATGACAAGCGCCGATCAAG AAATTGAAGGAGAAACGGAAGAACGTCCGCAGGAAACGGACGACGAGGGTATTGAACGTGATTCCAGTGATGCCGATGTAGATGAATTTTCATCGCAAAAAAGTAACGATATGTATGAGGAAAGATCATCGGTgtattcattaaaaaatgtaatgcAA TTATGTACCAGGCATATGCAAACTTCTATGGAATCTGCTGAAATTCATTATAAGGCTGTAATACGGGCTTTGGTAGCAGAGGCTTTGGAACTGTCGCACTTTTTGGATACAGTAGCGGCTGATAAAGTACATGCTAGTCAAAGGGAATCTGTTACTGATGTCAATAAGCAAACCTCGATGTCTGTTCAAAACCTTGATACGTTAGATTTTATTGATTGG ACTGACATTAGGATTTGGAGGGCTATACAA GCAAGATTTTGGGTGCAAGTTATCCAGGAATTAAGGAAAGGTGTAAAGCTAAAAAAAGTGGAAGCTAATTTGGGTTCAAAGAATACTACACGTGGACGTGGAAAGGGAGCTGAGTTTGAATTAACtccgtatgaaattttgatGGACGACATACGAAAAAGGAGGTATCGTTTGAGGAAGACACCATCCCCGACGCCACATTTGCGAAAAGACGCGCATGCTGTTATTCTTGAATTTATTCGGAGTAGACCGCCTTTAAAAAAG GCATCTGAAAGACAGCTGCCACCCTTGCAAAAGGAATGGACTCTCCGGGAATTACTTATGGAAAGTATAAAGAAGCCGCCAAATTTAAGGTCGTCGCGCAATAGATACGTTCCTAAGACCGAAAGAATATCTCTTCAGAGTG ATCAAATCCAAAGTACTGCTGATATCAAGGATAGTGAATCACCTACAGTACCGAAACCTCCTCGAAGGGATTTGGACAACACGAATTCTAcgacaaataaaagaaaagtaatACCTGTAGATTTTGATTTAAAG cTCGATGCAGAAGACGAAGATGATGACGAAGATTACAACGATGAATTGGCAGTAACAAGATTTGAAGAAGAGGATGAAGGATCAAATTACTGGCAACTAAAAGAAGATTACACATTTGTAGATAGGGGTAATGCTCGCAGTAGGCATAAAGATCAAAGGGATGACGACGAAGCAAGTTCTGCTAATCCTTGGCGAAAAACTGGTGGTTTACGTTTGACGAGGAATGAATATCATCGATTTTGTGATGCGCAACTTGAAT CATATGATCTCGCAACACAGTGTCCATCTAGAAGAGCATCGGCTCGAAAACACGCAGCAAGACGTAGTATAGCACTTACAGCGTTAACTGGTACCACGTCTCTTCCTCACTCAAGGCCACAGAGTCGTACTCAATGTACAGGTGCAACAGAATCATCGTTAAGTCAAGGTCCGAGTCCCAATATCAGCGTAAACCCTAGTCCGAGTTTGAGTCCTCAGCCGAGAGCAAGACAACCACGACGATCGCAAACCATTGTCGAAGGTACAAAGGATAGAGAAGATCAAAATGAAGACTGGCAAGATGATAAAGGACAG aagCCTACATTGGGTGACATGTTCCTGGATGAAAGACTTTCTTTAACCCTAGAAGAGATTGTGCATATTCGTAGTGTATTAACTAAAGCAGAACTGGAATCTCTGCCCGTAGAAGGTCGCGTAAAGGAAGATGTAGAAAAGAGACGCGTTTGTTTCCTTTGCCTAAAAACTAGGTTCGGACTGTTAGGACCATGGGGGCAACGTTGTCGCTTATGTGAGAGGACAGTATGTGTAAAATGTTATTCCAAA ATGCGAATTCCAACAGAACATTTCGCCCACGTTCCGGTAGTTTTATTATCCCctggtcttcttctttctccatCATCTTCAGAGCCAGATACTAGCAAAAGTTCATGGCTAAGAGGCACTGGCGCAGCTGGATCTGCACCGGCATCACCGGCTTCTAGACGCAAGGATTCATCATTGAAAAGTGTGACACCTTCATCTACGCCTACTACTACACCTGTTTTGATACTTACACCGACTTCCACACCGCCTTCCCATGCTCGTCGCGAAACAGAGAATCAAGATAAAAG GAGTTATAAAAGCACTGGCAGTCCAGCCAATGTGCCATCACTGAAGGCATTCTCCAGTTTCACTAGTCAAAGCTCGGAACAACGATTGGCCGCGGAAAGATTGAGAGGCGTCTCTATGGTAGTCTGTCATGACTGCCGCATTATGGTGATACAGATAATTAAGAGTTCAAGAACAACACGAGCTACGATACGTAACAATGTCATTTCGCGACTTACTTTGAACCTTTCGCCAGCCTATGTTTGA
- the LOC117158329 gene encoding uncharacterized protein LOC117158329 isoform X3: MANIFNLFGEVSELHKGKNKNTWDPAMKPLARSKSSLGTNDTPLKNVSRSKPKGLSIRSKSDLNVSTTVQSSTPSKQQELLKPKLTQLDDSCQKSTISYNRMKDVSPKKVSNTKNIKLPESYGESIFKKPLPVKSNIHKSYPEPESLAPYYDMQLEFDDIYTKTIENEFKELCVKKERETVPYEDEGFESDLEQIEIEMPELCKSPEIFDEEWIQFKNPDLPEISDDDDKI; encoded by the exons atggcaAACATATTTAATTTGTTCGGTGAAGTATCGGAACTTCACAAAGGTAAAAACAAAAATACGTGGg ATCCAGCTATGAAGCCTTTGGCAAGATCCAAAAGTTCTCTTGGTACAAATGATACTCCTCTGAAAAATGTTAGCCGATCAAAACCAAAAGGATTGTCAATTAGATCTAAGTCTGACTTAAATGTTTCTACTACTGTACAAAGTAGTACTCCCAGTAAACAACAAGAATTATTAAAGCCTAAACTAACACAGTTAGACGACAGCTGCCAA aaatcaACTATATCTTACAACAGAATGAAGGATGTATCTCCAAAAAAAGTAtctaatacaaaaaatataaaattaccaGAATCGTATGGTGAAAGTATTTTTAAGAAACCATTACCAGTAAAAAGTAACATTCACAAATCATACCCAGAGCCAGAAAGTCTAGCACCATATTATGATATGCAACTTGAATTTG aTGACATTTATACTAAAACTATAGAAAATGAATTTAAAGAACTTTGTGTAAAGAAGGAACGTGAGACAGTACCTTATGAAGATGAAGGATTTGAGTCAG atCTGGAACAAATTGAGATTGAAATGCCAGAATTATGTAAATCACCTGAAATATTTGATGAAGAATGGATACAATTTAAAAATCCTGATTTACCAGAAATATCAGATGATGAtgacaaaatttaa
- the spir gene encoding spire type actin nucleation factor isoform X2, whose product MTTHKGISTSCEDGLDVSDNEKKANENKEEETPIKRSTCKLDANGRLNLKDILLSFNGPISQEQAWALCYQTAKSLSRLSENNFYELSELSQIVLHKDGDVWLGDLIESEKPRVSEKKAMFSLGMMIFKTLDFGLDEQEERPLSPDLEALITLMTSADQEIEGETEERPQETDDEGIERDSSDADVDEFSSQKSNDMYEERSSVYSLKNVMQLCTRHMQTSMESAEIHYKAVIRALVAEALELSHFLDTVAADKVHASQRESVTDVNKQTSMSVQNLDTLDFIDWARFWVQVIQELRKGVKLKKVEANLGSKNTTRGRGKGAEFELTPYEILMDDIRKRRYRLRKTPSPTPHLRKDAHAVILEFIRSRPPLKKASERQLPPLQKEWTLRELLMESIKKPPNLRSSRNRYVPKTERISLQSDQIQSTADIKDSESPTVPKPPRRDLDNTNSTTNKRKVIPVDFDLKLDAEDEDDDEDYNDELAVTRFEEEDEGSNYWQLKEDYTFVDRGNARSRHKDQRDDDEASSANPWRKTGGLRLTRNEYHRFCDAQLESYDLATQCPSRRASARKHAARRSIALTALTGTTSLPHSRPQSRTQCTGATESSLSQGPSPNISVNPSPSLSPQPRARQPRRSQTIVEGTKDREDQNEDWQDDKGQKPTLGDMFLDERLSLTLEEIVHIRSVLTKAELESLPVEGRVKEDVEKRRVCFLCLKTRFGLLGPWGQRCRLCERTVCVKCYSKMRIPTEHFAHVPVVLLSPGLLLSPSSSEPDTSKSSWLRGTGAAGSAPASPASRRKDSSLKSVTPSSTPTTTPVLILTPTSTPPSHARRETENQDKRSYKSTGSPANVPSLKAFSSFTSQSSEQRLAAERLRGVSMVVCHDCRIMVIQIIKSSRTTRATIRNNVISRLTLNLSPAYV is encoded by the exons ATGACGACGCACAAAGGGATTTCCACGTCGTGTGAGGACGGTCTCGATGTCTCCGATAATGAGAAAAAAGCGAACGAGAATAAAGAAGAGGAGACACCGATAAAAAGGTCGACGTGCAAACTCGACGCGAACGGTCGACTAAACCTTAAAGATATTCTACTGTCTTTCAATGGACCGATCAGCCAAGAGCAAGCATGGGCCTTGTGTTATCAAACCGCCAAGAGTTTGTCACGTTTGTCAGAAAACAATTTCTACGAACTTTCGGAGTTATCACAGATCGTCCTTCACAAGGATGGCGATGTTTGGCTTGGCGATCTAATCG AATCGGAAAAACCACGCGTATCCGAGAAAAAG GCAATGTTCTCACTAGGCATGATGATATTCAAAACGCTTGATTTCGGCCTAGATGAACAAGAAGAAAGGCCTTTATCACCGGATTTAGAAGCCCTTATAACATTAATGACAAGCGCCGATCAAG AAATTGAAGGAGAAACGGAAGAACGTCCGCAGGAAACGGACGACGAGGGTATTGAACGTGATTCCAGTGATGCCGATGTAGATGAATTTTCATCGCAAAAAAGTAACGATATGTATGAGGAAAGATCATCGGTgtattcattaaaaaatgtaatgcAA TTATGTACCAGGCATATGCAAACTTCTATGGAATCTGCTGAAATTCATTATAAGGCTGTAATACGGGCTTTGGTAGCAGAGGCTTTGGAACTGTCGCACTTTTTGGATACAGTAGCGGCTGATAAAGTACATGCTAGTCAAAGGGAATCTGTTACTGATGTCAATAAGCAAACCTCGATGTCTGTTCAAAACCTTGATACGTTAGATTTTATTGATTGG GCAAGATTTTGGGTGCAAGTTATCCAGGAATTAAGGAAAGGTGTAAAGCTAAAAAAAGTGGAAGCTAATTTGGGTTCAAAGAATACTACACGTGGACGTGGAAAGGGAGCTGAGTTTGAATTAACtccgtatgaaattttgatGGACGACATACGAAAAAGGAGGTATCGTTTGAGGAAGACACCATCCCCGACGCCACATTTGCGAAAAGACGCGCATGCTGTTATTCTTGAATTTATTCGGAGTAGACCGCCTTTAAAAAAG GCATCTGAAAGACAGCTGCCACCCTTGCAAAAGGAATGGACTCTCCGGGAATTACTTATGGAAAGTATAAAGAAGCCGCCAAATTTAAGGTCGTCGCGCAATAGATACGTTCCTAAGACCGAAAGAATATCTCTTCAGAGTG ATCAAATCCAAAGTACTGCTGATATCAAGGATAGTGAATCACCTACAGTACCGAAACCTCCTCGAAGGGATTTGGACAACACGAATTCTAcgacaaataaaagaaaagtaatACCTGTAGATTTTGATTTAAAG cTCGATGCAGAAGACGAAGATGATGACGAAGATTACAACGATGAATTGGCAGTAACAAGATTTGAAGAAGAGGATGAAGGATCAAATTACTGGCAACTAAAAGAAGATTACACATTTGTAGATAGGGGTAATGCTCGCAGTAGGCATAAAGATCAAAGGGATGACGACGAAGCAAGTTCTGCTAATCCTTGGCGAAAAACTGGTGGTTTACGTTTGACGAGGAATGAATATCATCGATTTTGTGATGCGCAACTTGAAT CATATGATCTCGCAACACAGTGTCCATCTAGAAGAGCATCGGCTCGAAAACACGCAGCAAGACGTAGTATAGCACTTACAGCGTTAACTGGTACCACGTCTCTTCCTCACTCAAGGCCACAGAGTCGTACTCAATGTACAGGTGCAACAGAATCATCGTTAAGTCAAGGTCCGAGTCCCAATATCAGCGTAAACCCTAGTCCGAGTTTGAGTCCTCAGCCGAGAGCAAGACAACCACGACGATCGCAAACCATTGTCGAAGGTACAAAGGATAGAGAAGATCAAAATGAAGACTGGCAAGATGATAAAGGACAG aagCCTACATTGGGTGACATGTTCCTGGATGAAAGACTTTCTTTAACCCTAGAAGAGATTGTGCATATTCGTAGTGTATTAACTAAAGCAGAACTGGAATCTCTGCCCGTAGAAGGTCGCGTAAAGGAAGATGTAGAAAAGAGACGCGTTTGTTTCCTTTGCCTAAAAACTAGGTTCGGACTGTTAGGACCATGGGGGCAACGTTGTCGCTTATGTGAGAGGACAGTATGTGTAAAATGTTATTCCAAA ATGCGAATTCCAACAGAACATTTCGCCCACGTTCCGGTAGTTTTATTATCCCctggtcttcttctttctccatCATCTTCAGAGCCAGATACTAGCAAAAGTTCATGGCTAAGAGGCACTGGCGCAGCTGGATCTGCACCGGCATCACCGGCTTCTAGACGCAAGGATTCATCATTGAAAAGTGTGACACCTTCATCTACGCCTACTACTACACCTGTTTTGATACTTACACCGACTTCCACACCGCCTTCCCATGCTCGTCGCGAAACAGAGAATCAAGATAAAAG GAGTTATAAAAGCACTGGCAGTCCAGCCAATGTGCCATCACTGAAGGCATTCTCCAGTTTCACTAGTCAAAGCTCGGAACAACGATTGGCCGCGGAAAGATTGAGAGGCGTCTCTATGGTAGTCTGTCATGACTGCCGCATTATGGTGATACAGATAATTAAGAGTTCAAGAACAACACGAGCTACGATACGTAACAATGTCATTTCGCGACTTACTTTGAACCTTTCGCCAGCCTATGTTTGA
- the LOC117158321 gene encoding stress-associated endoplasmic reticulum protein 2, whose product MAPKQRMRIANERATKNITLRGNVPKSSKPQDQGSPVGPCLLALFIFVVCGSAVFQIIQSIRMA is encoded by the exons ATGGCACCAAAACAAAGAATGCGTATCGCAAACGAAAGAGCTACAAAAAACATCACACTTCGTGGAAATGTTCCAAAGTCATCG AAACCACAAGATCAAGGATCTCCAGTTGGACCTTGTCTATTAGCACTCTTCATCTTTGTTGTATGTGGTTCTG cTGTATTCCAAATAATTCAGAGTATTAGAATGGCTTAA
- the eIF2beta gene encoding eukaryotic translation initiation factor 2 subunit beta produces the protein MTEEDSVFDPTLKKKKKKKKTTFDLDAAFNEGGNTGDAMEATGDKENQEPEPPTPAEDDEALDLENFGRKKKKKKKAFNLDELDAALPDTKKEDVVEQQTEEVVVDDTFDLDMDFSKTKKKKKKKKDLDELVAEEERKDIEDKENEETSWVGSDRDYTYDELLVRVFNIMREKNPDMVAGKKQKFVMRPPQVVRIGTKKTSFANFTEICKTLHRQPKHLLDFLLAELGTSGSVDGNSQLIIKGRFQQKQIENVLRRYIKEYVTCHTCRSPDTILQKDTRLFFLQCETCGSRCSVASIKSGFQAVTGKRAAIRAKTA, from the exons ATGACTGAAGAAGACTCG GTATTCGATCCTActttgaaaaagaagaagaagaagaagaaaactacTTTTGATCTTGATGCTGCATTTAATGAAGGTGGTAATACTGGCGATGCAATGGAAGCTACCGGTGATAAAGAAAATCAGGAGCCTGAACCTCCTACGCCAGCTGAGGATGATGAAGCATTGGATTTAGAAAATtttggaagaaaaaaaaagaagaagaaaaaagcatTTAATTTAGATGAACTTGATGCGGCTCTGCCTGATACAAAGAAAGAG GATGTTGTTGAGCAACAAACAGAGGAAGTTGTTGTGGATGATACCTTTGACTTAGATATGGACTTCTCAAAaactaaaaagaagaaaaagaaaaaaaaagatcttGATGAGTTAGTAGCTGAGGAAGAACGTAAGGACATTGAAGATAAAGAAAAtg AAGAGACCAGTTGGGTTGGTTCAGATAGAGATTATACATATGATGAACTGCTGGTAAGAGTATTTAATATTATGAGAGAAAAGAACCCTGATATGGTTGCTGGTAAAAAGCAGAAGTTTGTCATGCGTCCTCCTCAAGTAGTACGTATAGGCACCAAAAAGACATCTTTTGCTAATTTTACAGAG ATATGTAAAACACTTCATAGGCAACCAAAACACTTACTGGACTTTTTACTTGCTGAATTAGGAACTAGTGGTTCTGTTGATGGAAACAGTCAACTTATCATTAAGGGCCGTTTCCAACAGAAACAAATAGAAAATGTTCTCAGGAGATATATTAAAGAATATGTTACCTGTCACACCTGTCGTTCTCCAGATACCATTCTTCAAAAAGATACTCGACTATTTTTCTTACAGTGTGAAACTTGTGGCTCAAGATGTTCAGTAGCTAGCATAAAATCTGGTTTccaa gcCGTCACAGGAAAGCGTGCTGCTATTCGAGCAAAAACTGCCTAA
- the LOC117158329 gene encoding uncharacterized protein LOC117158329 isoform X2, translating into MANIFNLFGEVSELHKDPAMKPLARSKSSLGTNDTPLKNVSRSKPKGLSIRSKSDLNVSTTVQSSTPSKQQELLKPKLTQLDDSCQVISLKKNILLKKSTISYNRMKDVSPKKVSNTKNIKLPESYGESIFKKPLPVKSNIHKSYPEPESLAPYYDMQLEFDDIYTKTIENEFKELCVKKERETVPYEDEGFESDLEQIEIEMPELCKSPEIFDEEWIQFKNPDLPEISDDDDKI; encoded by the exons atggcaAACATATTTAATTTGTTCGGTGAAGTATCGGAACTTCACAAAG ATCCAGCTATGAAGCCTTTGGCAAGATCCAAAAGTTCTCTTGGTACAAATGATACTCCTCTGAAAAATGTTAGCCGATCAAAACCAAAAGGATTGTCAATTAGATCTAAGTCTGACTTAAATGTTTCTACTACTGTACAAAGTAGTACTCCCAGTAAACAACAAGAATTATTAAAGCCTAAACTAACACAGTTAGACGACAGCTGCCAAGTAATATCActcaagaaaaatattttattaaag aaatcaACTATATCTTACAACAGAATGAAGGATGTATCTCCAAAAAAAGTAtctaatacaaaaaatataaaattaccaGAATCGTATGGTGAAAGTATTTTTAAGAAACCATTACCAGTAAAAAGTAACATTCACAAATCATACCCAGAGCCAGAAAGTCTAGCACCATATTATGATATGCAACTTGAATTTG aTGACATTTATACTAAAACTATAGAAAATGAATTTAAAGAACTTTGTGTAAAGAAGGAACGTGAGACAGTACCTTATGAAGATGAAGGATTTGAGTCAG atCTGGAACAAATTGAGATTGAAATGCCAGAATTATGTAAATCACCTGAAATATTTGATGAAGAATGGATACAATTTAAAAATCCTGATTTACCAGAAATATCAGATGATGAtgacaaaatttaa
- the LOC117158329 gene encoding uncharacterized protein LOC117158329 isoform X1, translating to MANIFNLFGEVSELHKGKNKNTWDPAMKPLARSKSSLGTNDTPLKNVSRSKPKGLSIRSKSDLNVSTTVQSSTPSKQQELLKPKLTQLDDSCQVISLKKNILLKKSTISYNRMKDVSPKKVSNTKNIKLPESYGESIFKKPLPVKSNIHKSYPEPESLAPYYDMQLEFDDIYTKTIENEFKELCVKKERETVPYEDEGFESDLEQIEIEMPELCKSPEIFDEEWIQFKNPDLPEISDDDDKI from the exons atggcaAACATATTTAATTTGTTCGGTGAAGTATCGGAACTTCACAAAGGTAAAAACAAAAATACGTGGg ATCCAGCTATGAAGCCTTTGGCAAGATCCAAAAGTTCTCTTGGTACAAATGATACTCCTCTGAAAAATGTTAGCCGATCAAAACCAAAAGGATTGTCAATTAGATCTAAGTCTGACTTAAATGTTTCTACTACTGTACAAAGTAGTACTCCCAGTAAACAACAAGAATTATTAAAGCCTAAACTAACACAGTTAGACGACAGCTGCCAAGTAATATCActcaagaaaaatattttattaaag aaatcaACTATATCTTACAACAGAATGAAGGATGTATCTCCAAAAAAAGTAtctaatacaaaaaatataaaattaccaGAATCGTATGGTGAAAGTATTTTTAAGAAACCATTACCAGTAAAAAGTAACATTCACAAATCATACCCAGAGCCAGAAAGTCTAGCACCATATTATGATATGCAACTTGAATTTG aTGACATTTATACTAAAACTATAGAAAATGAATTTAAAGAACTTTGTGTAAAGAAGGAACGTGAGACAGTACCTTATGAAGATGAAGGATTTGAGTCAG atCTGGAACAAATTGAGATTGAAATGCCAGAATTATGTAAATCACCTGAAATATTTGATGAAGAATGGATACAATTTAAAAATCCTGATTTACCAGAAATATCAGATGATGAtgacaaaatttaa
- the LOC117158256 gene encoding putative malate dehydrogenase 1B, whose protein sequence is MTTDRSLTVIAGILGDCTFNYICFVAESLSTILPNFHYRSISKSSARWDCWLKETCDLHGWTHTKSPLIWREIGLSRSHVTYIGGSSQFWELLHNYYDISLYLSKEELDALQTDLLFACNIKKRRSKPLQVQKKYRQIMIIGAGRSMCPDLVPQLLMTKELWMTHGIVINLYDEPGCFFKLRKIFRDAGTIGAGINTVHIVENIPDGLKDCDILIYLDSLTREEYEGTDNWLQRNYKIIANLCTHINEHAPSHMKVIFCSMNLPCFYANIMMELVTKLSSTNIVVASAHYGLELIYTFVNSLGLNLQNFGCPPVWGFLGINHFVDVHHMIQKYDVYYPNKRALNSNENMILPLGTQHSELRWFFYKTHDKNPYKNYLKRKALLRYQMGTSEDFPKCRAICDLLKLWYSNKKSIRDEIISLGIESDGSFGIPKGLVFSQPVYLKEYEDGSRVWIPFRDFPMPNMPISIFQSLIDTGIYVKKKIIELKNSSDATK, encoded by the exons ATGACAACAGATAGAAGTTTGACTGTAATAGCTGGTATTTTAGGAGATTGTACTTTCAATTATATATGTTTCGTCGCTGAAAGTTTGTCTACGATATTACCGAATTTTCATTACAGAAGTATTAGTAAAAGTTCTGCAAGATGGGAT TGTTGGTTGAAAGAAACTTGTGATCTTCATGGATGGACTCACACTAAATCTCCTCTAATATGGAGAGAAATTGGACTTAGTCGGTCTCATGTAACTTATATTGGAGGTAGTTCCCAATTTTGGGAATTATTGCATAATTATTATGACATCAGTTTATATTTAAGCAAAGAAGAACTTGATGCATTACAAACAGACTTATTATTT GCTTGTAATATAAAGAAACGAAGAAGCAAACCATTACAAGTACAAAAAAAATACCGTCAAATAATGATAATAGGAGCAGGAAGATCAATGTGCCCCGATCTTGTTCCTCAGTTACTAATGACAAAAGAGCTCTGGATGACTCATGGAATTGTTATTAACTTGTATGATGAACCAGgatgtttctttaaacttagGAAAATTTTTAGAGATGCAGGAACAATAGGTGCTGGCATAAATACAGTACATATTGTGGAAAATATCCCTGATGGATTAAAAGACTGTGATATATTAATTTACCTTGACAGTTTAACACG AGAAGAATATGAAGGTACAGATAATTGGCTGCAacgtaattataaaattatagcaAATTTATGTACACATATAAATGAACATGCGCCTTCACATATGAAGGTAATTTTCTGCTCAATGAATCTTCCATGTTTTTACGCCAATATCATGATGGaacttgttacaaaattatcAAGCACAAACATTGTAGTTGCTAGTGCTCATTATGGTTTAGAACTTATATACACATTTGTAAATTCACTTGGTCTTAATCTGCAAAACTTTGGTTGTCCACCTGTTTGGGGCTTCTTGG gAATCAATCACTTTGTAGATGTTCACCATATGATTCAAAAATATGATGTTTATTATCCAAATAAAAGAGCTCTAAATTCGAATGAGAATATGATACTACCACTTGGAACTCAACATTCCGAACTGAGGTGGTTTTTTTACAAGACACATGATAAAAATCCTTATAAAAACTATTTGAAACGCAAG GCCCTTCTTCGATATCAAATGGGCACATCAGAAGATTTTCCAAAATGTAGAGCAATTTGTGATCTTTTAAAGTTATGGTATAGTAATAAAAAAAGCATCAGGGATGAAATTATATCATTAGGAATTGAATCTGATG GTTCATTTGGTATTCCAAAGGGATTAGTATTTTCACAACCAGTTTATTTAAAAGAATATGAAGATGGTTCACGAGTATGGATCCCTTTCAGAGATTTCCCAATGCCGAACATGCCAATTTCTATATTCCAAAGCCTTATAGACACTGGTATTTAtgttaagaaaaaaataattgaattaaaaaacaGTTCTGATGCAACAAAATAA